The nucleotide window CTATTCGGAGATTTCGATCGACGAGTGGGACAAGGTGATGGCGGTCAATGTCCGCGGCGTCTGGCAGGCGATCATGGCCGCCGTTCCCGCAATGACGGGCGGCGGAAAGATCATCAATATCTCGTCGGGGACGGCCTTCAAGGGCAGTCCCTATCTCCTGCATTATGTGACGTCGAAGGGCGCGGTGGTTGCGCTGACGCGAGCGATTGCGCGAGAACTCGGGCCGAGCAATATCTGCGTCAATGCGATCGCGCCGGGCCTTGTCATGAGCGATAACGTTCAGTCGCACCCGGACTGGCAGAACGCTGCCGCTTCGATTGTCTCAAGCAGGGCGTTGAAGCGAGATTCAAATCCGGATGATCTGATCGGAGCGCTTCTCTTTCTTGCATCGGACGATAGCGATTTTGTTACTGGCCAAACACTCGTCGTTGATGGCGGCTCGGTGATGCACTGACGGAAAACTGAGGCCTCATGATAGTGGAACGCGGACCCGGCAGAGTTCCGGATTTGTTCGATTGGCCGAGTGTTACTTAAAACTGGCTCCAGCCATGTTCTGGAACACTGCCGATGGTACATGCCTTCATATATAAAGGGGGCGTAACAATCGTCGCGCAATCAACAAGGCCATGTGACATGTTGGACAAAGT belongs to Alphaproteobacteria bacterium and includes:
- a CDS encoding SDR family oxidoreductase, producing MTTASTKRLQGKVAVVTGAAQGIGRTYALALATAGARVCVSDIVMPDDTVAEIKRQGGEAIGVVADVSSQESLNRMVEQGKAAFGKLDILVNNAGLFGSLKMKGYSEISIDEWDKVMAVNVRGVWQAIMAAVPAMTGGGKIINISSGTAFKGSPYLLHYVTSKGAVVALTRAIARELGPSNICVNAIAPGLVMSDNVQSHPDWQNAAASIVSSRALKRDSNPDDLIGALLFLASDDSDFVTGQTLVVDGGSVMH